One genomic window of Ziziphus jujuba cultivar Dongzao chromosome 4, ASM3175591v1 includes the following:
- the LOC107417182 gene encoding glucosidase 2 subunit beta, with protein MGAALVLLLSICFLLPFSFVRSSSVPPLLGAHPLDEKYFASKVIKCKDGSRVFTRDRLNDNFCDCVDGTDEPGTSACPAGKFYCRNLGSTPQFIFSSRVNDRFCDCCDGSDEYDGSINCPHTCIMGGSVVYESHHGISRVSDLGNIYGETKNRISLDDLIEKLKGLKVVIILQVLLISCVVAFRIFRRHAARRKRRGYQWGNPIRTTSIMAAFGFGRTSYV; from the exons ATGGGGGCGGCTCTGGTTCTTCTTCTCTCTATCTGTTTCCTTCTTCCCTTTTCCTTCGTCCGTTCATCCTCCGTTCCTCCACTTCTCGGAGCTCATCCTCTCG ATGAAAAGTACTTTGCTTCGAAGGTGATAAAGTGCAAGGACGGTTCCAGAGTGTTCACCAGAGACCGTCTCAATGACAATTTCTGCGACTGCGTTGACGGAACGGATGAGCCcg GGACTTCAGCTTGTCCTGCAGGAAAATTTTATTGTAGGAATTTAGGAAGCACACCACagtttatattttcttctcGAGTTAATGATCGTTTTTGTG attgCTGTGATGGAAGTGATGAATATGATGGAAGCATCAATTGTCCCCATACATGCATCATGGGTGGGAGTGTTGTATACGAAAGCCACCATGGTATCTCGAGAGTCAGTGATCTGGGCAATATTTACGGAGAAACCAAAAACAGAATAAGCTTGGATGATTTGATTGAGAAGCTTAAAG GATTGAAGGTAGTGATAATTCTTCAGGTGTTACTAATTAGCTGTGTGGTGGCATTTCGGATATTTCGACGGCATGCTGCCAGGCGTAAAAGAAGAGGTTATCAATGGGGTAATCCAATACGAACAACTTCCATTATG GCTGCTTTTGGATTTGGTCGTACTAGCTATGTTTAG